TTGATTGATAACCTAGTAACGGGTTACTTCTCCAGTATTTGTATGTAATCTTATGTAACTGTAAGCATTATCAAATCTAAATATTATTGTAGGAAGATGTCATACCTTTGCCTGTGAATATTCACCAAGAGTTTGGCCAGTCCATgcaaaaaaaggaaattcatCTCTTAGCAACTACAATTAGCAAAAAATGTGTTCTGTAGTTCGTGCAGCTGCAGCTACTAGTATTTGAGCGCTTACCCAGTCAAACTTCTTCTCCGGAGGCCTATCAGCTAGTATGTCAAGAGGGAGGATCGGAGTTGAGAATGCCTCCTAAAACGAGAATACTATTGATCAACACCATCCATATCAAGCATACCAAGTAGAAGCATATAAGCAAGAATGTCAAACCTGTAGAGCAGCCTTAGTGGGAATACGGAATGTTATGACCGCTGGTGCCCCATAAAACACTGTTTTTTTCTTAGCTTCCAACTCAAAGGAATGGGAGAGAGAAGCCCCACTGACATCAGACAAACAAACCAGCATGAAAAAGAGacaagataaagaaattaaatagtCAGATGCCACCAGTGTTAAGAGGACTCACGCGTCCAGCCTTTCCCATGACATGGATGTGTTACCAGCGACAATTTCAAATACATCTTGAGACCAGTTATCATCATAAAGACTCACATCGTATGCCGTCCTGAACAAAAAGAGCTTTTTCATGTCAAAGGCACATCATCGGTAAATGATAATGCATAGAGCAACTGGCAGAAATCTAGAGGTTCGAGAACAATTTAGAGTGTGTCAGTTGCACAAGAAAAGGTAAAAGAATCTCGCAAAGTCATTCTCTAATTAGCTAATGAGATTCTTAGATTCCTAACTGTTCACCACATTGAAGCCAAGGAATTAGTCTATCCCACACATGGTTCAGGAACGAGCACAAGGTTTGAATCATTTTGAAATGTACTGAGAGAGAGACTGCTGATGACGTGAAAAGAAAGTGAGAAACACATTATTATTTAgaaggaaaataatattttcaccAAATATCACTAGTGGTTACTATCTTACCCCCAAGACTTAACAACCAAATTTCAGTCAAGGTGACTGTATTTTCTTGTAGGAAATCTCTCATTAAGCACAAGGGATCCAAACAGCTGACTTGGACGGTTTCCAAATCCCTTTACTTAGCAATTCCTTATTTCCCTCTTACCAATCAAGGGAAAAAGTGTCCTTTTCTCTCCGATCACATTCAGCAATATCATCCATTGCTACCTAAATCCAGACAGATTGATCTGGTGGAGAAAGACTAAGGTACATAGTGTTATCTGAAACAGGTGCTGGCTGGAGAGTTTGAATACAGGATTCCATTGATATTAAACTCAGAAAAATAGGACACAGGAGTTAGTctttcaaaaattagaaaacaatAAGACCAAAAAATTATAGACTACTCATTGTCTGTAAAGCACCCAAGGATGacttttaaaatgattttgtcCTTCACAAACATTGTCTACAAAACTTATATGCATAAACACATTTAGAAGAAGATAAAGATttttttgattgaaaatatttatttgtttcacGATAAATTACTGAGAATTGGAGGTGAAGTCAAAAAGGGATTCCAGTCAAGATCATTTTGCAATTTGTTGTCTCTTTTTCCAAGGATGCTTCAGCTTCAGGAAggtgaaagcaataaaaaaaacttatgggGATTTCAATAAGAAAGAAATCTGATTACACGATTAGTAATTGCACTTCCCCTATACGGTAGTGTGGaggaaaaagagaagataattcaaataattaCATTTATTAACCCAATAAAACAATCAGATCAAGAGAATTCGCACCCCTGTTTGGAAATGGGACAAAATGAAGACTGAGATTAAACTAGAATAACTTTCATTTCCTTACCAATTGAGCAAAGTATAGTTGTATTTATTAGCTTCGACTCCATAAATACAGGTAGGATAAAGATGCCTCAAACAATTAATGCTAATTACCGCAGATTATCTAGGTAATCCTTTTCCTATTATGGAAACAGGAAACAAATTCGGACTAATTGAAATGAATGACAGATTTAGGCAATCAAGGCGAGAGATCGGCATTTGTGAAAACAAGGAAGTTGAGATCTGAGTAAGAAAGGGGAAGAAAAGCATACGCAGATCCTTCGTTGTAGATGTCGATGGAGATGGAAATCCGTTCGATGTCGGATTTGAGTCGAGTAAGAGCGGCCTTCTTGTGTGCGACAATAAATGGCCCGTCAGAGGCTGCGATTGTCCATGAGAAACATAATAGAGCTAATACGGTAGCTAGGAGGAACTTCCTCGCACAATCCGCCATGCTTGCTTAACACAGATACAGATTCAGATTCAAATATGACCAAGACTTTTCAGCTGGCTTTACCACTATATTACATAGGCAAGGGGTTCTTAGCATTTTGCGTCGGAGAGGTACCACGTGTTCCAATATCATTGGTCCAGTGACGTGCCTTGCTCCAAACTGGACTGAAGAATATGGGCCACTTGTTTCTTTACTATAGCATCATGCATTAAGCCCAACTTCTAACTCGGCCCATCGGGTTAACTTCACTAATTGCCTAAAAGGAagtggtttttttttatttattatttttttcaccttcttaacaattttttaaaaataatatagccTGTTTCAAAAATTTTGCTAGGCAAAGCTTTTATTGGTTAATTGGTAATAAgttgtgaaaataaataaatttgatctaTAAGCATGTATTTATAGGCAAAAGCTATTAGTCATGCATGATTGACAATATGCGCCAAACTTTTGTATCAAACATTTTGCTTATAAAACAgtgaatttattaatttaccaTAAGTTTTGTGTTTATGGGCAAGGCTAAAAGTTACGTTTGATGGACAACTTACGTTCTTTTCTATAATTTCTTTCAagttgagattattttttacaaattttgtgAAGTGTTGATAAACATTCAAGGTTGAGACTTGAGTGCTTTTAAAAACACCACACATCATTTTCTGCAATTAGTTTGTgtcaggggcggagctacatGGAGTCTGAATCCCCTTCATcgaaaaaattacactatatatatatatatgatcaatttttttaatttatatatatatatacacacttaacaatgacccccccccccctccccaagCATAAGCAAAGGATTTGGCTCAGTGGTTAAGGGAGTTCAACATTTCACAAGTTAGTGTCGCTTCTCAAGTACAAATCTGGGTGgcaacattttttttcatagttTCAACTTCGCGAGTTCGAATATCGCTTATAGGTTTTTTTCTATTGTTTCAGCCAATGTTtagttttatttgtaaataaatgaaacatccggtttatttgaaaatctattgggatatattgaaaaataaatttatttactatttttataaaatcaagtaaaatttataacttttttaaagttttcataatttaaatttaaaaaaaaatactctctcAAACTCATTTTAAGTCGAGCGTTTAATTTATAGttgattaaataataatataattataagtaagattaaataaataggtgtaataatttaaaatttataaataaaaataaataaatttattttctatttttataaaattaggtaaaatttataacttttttaaagttttcataatttaaattttttaaaaaatatactctcTCAAACTCATTTTAAGTCAAGCGTTTAATTTATAGTTGATTaaagaataatataattataagtaagattaaataaataggtgtaatcatttaaaatttataaataaaaatactattGTTGCGATATTTTTCAGTCTTGATTATTATCTTCTCAACgcaaattttattgtctacagtGAGATTGGATTTGAAAGTATTCCTTAGTTAGTTTCAAAATTGAATAATGTATATACACAACAATGATGAAGACAAGaacataattaaaattcaaaaaaatacgttttctcatactcattttaatattatgtcaAACACAAACTTCCTcgattttattgtttgttttgagagagagttgaattttatttagttgcTTATATCGAATTCGATCCGTTTATATTTGACCCGTCCCAACCCACTTATTGTGAATACTACTAGTGTGCTTACTTATCTTTTTGAACCCACTAGATGAAAATCTTGCCTCGGCCATTGGTTTGTGTAGTTGCAACACTACTAAAAATATGCAAAAAACGACGGACAAAAAAGCGACGAACATTGTCGCTCAAAAAAGCAACACAATTTGCCACACTGTCActcgctttttaataaaaataatttttttcttttcaatttgaGTTATATTCGATTTTGTTAGTTAGTTTTTTGTAATTAGTTTATTGAAAGTgtgttttattgattgttagtttgaatgATTGATTTTTAGTTAGTGAATGgattaaagattttttattttaggactggtttgaatttgggattttttaatttgtgaattaagattttttttaatttgattgattgttagttagtgaagtgttaatttgaagttagaagttagTAATTGATGTGTTTTGAGTATAAGATggatgtttgaatgtcatgactATTTATTGATGAGGTTTTTTTCGAATTAGTAATTGAAGTGATTTGAGGATAAGTGAATTGTGtaaatattattgagttgaggATTGATGAATagtatttgaaagttgaaattagattagttgaattttACAACTTAGAAATTCTTCAATTTAGTAAGTTGGAAAGTTGAAGTTAGAAAATTATTAGATTGTACATGAAAGTTAGATtactttgaagttagaaaaatattggataatatatgaaagttgaaattaggttacttgaattcttgaacttagaaattcttggatttgaagtttatatataactaattttagaaattagatatgaacttcaatttttgtattttagaaCTTTATTAGGTTGTTagctttagaaatcttgaatttttggATTTCAGAACTTtattaggttgtgaactttagaaaaatcttgaattattgtaggatattagaactttaggttgtgaactttagaaatcttgaattattgtaggattttaaaactttagaaatcttcaattgtagaatttatgaacttattaGATTGAGAACGTTAGAAATATTGATAATTAAAATGTAGTCTTTATGAACTAATAATTAAGCTTGAActtaatttgaagtttgaattacTTTTAAATCTTATTGACCTTGATgtatttgaacttaattagaactttgaacttaatttataataacttgaacttaattaggaatatgaacttgaaatctTGTTGaccttaattagaacttaattagaacttaaacttttaaatttgaacttaatttaaactttgaagtacttaaaatcttattgaccttaatgtatttgaacttaatttaatataacttgaatttaataacgaatataattaattatttaaaatcttAAACTTAATCAGTGTTTCTGAATTAATAAGCTTGAACTTTGTAGATCTTGAAATGTAatatttatgaactaattagaagtaattataaatatatattaccaatataaattagttaatgtagttaaaattattatttaatttaatttataactgaatatctatatttttgtagatggatcatcgtttgtggatgtataGTATGCCTTAGGAAACTAGTAGTGGTTTGAAAACTGAGTTTATTGACGTTGTTAGAGtttttattgaacatacaatgacacttgatattttcaagaataatggattggttaggtgtccttgtagtgcatgtagatgcttgaattttttttaattcagaTATAGTCATGGTTCATTTGTACCGTAAtggatttaagcctagatattttgCATGGGTCGATCATGGAGAAAGAGATGGATTGCatgatatattttataattcaaTGCTCGTGGATGAATATAATATGCTTGCACCACATGGCCATATTAGGGTTGAACACGATGATATGATTAAACATGATAGGattcatgaaatgatcaatgatgctTTCGAGGTTCAAGGTGGAATGGAACCTGAACAATAGTTTGATGAAACTCCTAATAAAGAAGCAAGACGCTtctatgatcaattagaagagcttagtcgtccactatgtgaagggagTCTGCATTCTGCCTTGTCTGTTGTAGTTAGattaatgaaatattaaatCATATTGGAATGTTCCTAATGCGGCTATGGACTCAACGGTTGATCTTTTGATGAACTAGTTAATCCAGAGTTTAACATACATAAGAACTTCTATCAGTTCTAAGTTAGGATTGATgtatgatagaattcattgttgtgtCAATGATTGCATGTTGTTTACAAGACtagtgaattagaaaattgtatgTTTTGTGGACATGCTTGTTATAAGAGGACTCATGCTGGATAGATGTTCCCAATTAAGGCGATGcattatttatctattattcCTAAGttaaagaggttgtatgcaTCAATAAGATTTGCTCTACCTTTGATATGGCATCGTAAATACAGAAGGCCATCGGGTGTCTTGTCTCATCCATCTGATGGAGAAGCTCTAGGTTGTGTTATTACAAGTGCTTATAATTCAAAAAGTTTTATTAATGTCTATCTGcaaccattgatagatgagcTCAAACAATTGTGATTTGAAGGCGTACtgacttatgatatatcaactaagtAGAACTTTGTTATGTGTTGTGTGGTTGGATGACAGCTGGAAAGCTAACTTGTCTGTATTGTGTGGAAAATAGTAAGACATTCATTTTAAAGTATGACAGAAAAAatacatggtttgattgtcatTGTCAGTTCTTGTCAATGGACCATGActttagaaagatgaaaaatgcattCAGGAAAACTAAGATTGAAAATGACTCCCCGCCACCTCCATTACTCACAGGGCATCAAATTTGAGAGAGAGTTTCTCAATTACCTAAAGTTACAAAAACTTCACCTTCTAGGCTTCCTGGATATGGTGTTGAACATAATTTGACCAAACAGAGCATATTTTGAGAGTTGTCGTATTGAAAGGATAATCTGCTACGACATAACCTTGATATGATGcacattaaattttttttttttgacaatttgtttaacaCAATGATGGATGTTAAGGCAAAGACAAGATAATCCAAAAGTTAGAATGGACATAAATGAATATTGTAGGAGAAAAGAGTTTTTGCTGCATGAATTACAAAATGGTAAAATAGTTAAGCGTAAAGCCAGTTTTTCATTCACATTAGATGAGAAACGTGAAATTTTTGAGTGggttaaaaatttgaggatgtCGGAGGACTATGCTTAGAATTTAGGAAAGTGGGGCAGATAtaaatgaaggaaaattgatagaTATGAAAAGTCATGTAttcatggaaactttaattTCTATCGCTTTTAGTCATCTACCCAAAAGAATATGGAAACCAATCATAGAGATACGTCTTTTCTTTAAAGATTTGTGTTTTGAAAAGTTATTGAAAAATAGTTTAGACAGGATGGAGGAATATATTCCTATTATTACTAAGTTGTAGAAGATCTTTCCATATGAtttctttgatgtgatggaACATCTTCCTATTCACCTTGTACAAGAGGTCCGCTTCGAATAAAATGAATGTATCCATTTAAAAGGTAACATTGAAATATTCACCACATCCACCAGCAACTAATAGCAGTAGTTCGCCGGCAGAAGAAATCAATCTCCTTGCTAGATAGATGCCAAACTTTTCGTCAATCACACAACAAACTTATACCCTTTTTTGCTTCCCCTATTCTAAGTTAAATTTTTGTGGGCTATTATTTTTGTAGTACCAAATTAATCGTTATATTACAAAGAAACAAATATCCAATCACGAATTGGCTCGATTCAATTTGAAAATtctaattcaaattttcatctaaaTTCGATCCATTCTAGGTACAATTTGATCCATTATACCGTTATAcaaatcaatttgattttaaagtttaaacaaacaactattttcatttcaattttggaGCAAGCATAATCATAAGTAACAAAGTCATAAATTTTCAGGCATAAATAACCAAGATATAATCATAAATGGCAAATCAAGAGCTTGACAAGTTAAGAGTTTGTAAGCATAATAGCATATTTTATTGATGCATACATATTCTACACGCTCAAAACAGATACTCTTGTATGCATGATCCACAATTTGAGTATCTTAACAGCCAAGGTGAGTGACGCTATGCTTTTTTACGGAAGTAAGTTAATCATCTTCATTTGGTATAGCACTCTCACCATCTATTCTTGCgcctaaattttattttaaaaaagaacaagGTACGTTTCACATATTAATCCAAAATTATGAACAACTTGGCAATCAATGCTAGTCCCCCGGCCCTCACTTTAAAACTTCAAAGTACCAATAACATTATTAGCTGCAACCTCAGTCGCTAGTTAACAAATTGGAAGATTCTCCCACTTCCACCCTCAAATCTTCTCCAAAGACAAACTATCCTCAAAGATTGAAGtacaaaactaatttaaaatgctCGTACTCCACttctattattatattatacataCAGGGAGGACAATTCAATTTCAACATCACCCCCTCCTCCGGACAGATTCAAGTAAAAGAAAACAGCTCAACTGTAGGTAGATCTTGAAGAGTTTACCACAAGAAATGAGCAAATGAATCAAGGAAAAGGTGCTCCATTGTTGCCAAAAAATGGTCATACTATCTAATCTGCATAGTTTCCTCAATACATCACTTTCTATATTTATTCAAACTTCTATTAAAACAGATCAGCAACTTGCGCTATGAAATCCAACAAGAAAGAACAAATCTTTTGCAGAAACAGAGTGTTTCCCATAGTGCCTTTTGCTTTTTCAGAAGTCAATATTTTGTTGGAAACAAATATTCACTGAAAATCTTATTCCCCAGCAAACTTTGGTCTATCAGTTCAATAGACTGTTATGTTAAATCAAGTTGTTTATATCCTCCCTAGGTTCAGATTAGAGCCAACCATGCAGTCATAACCTGGTCATGTATGCCCTCCTTCTCTGAGTTCAAGACTCCTAAATGCCTGTTTCCCTAACCATGGTCATATCTCAGACAGAGGAACTAACTGCTTAAAACCAGAGCTGATAATCAGTCAAGCTAGGTCAA
The Solanum stenotomum isolate F172 chromosome 12, ASM1918654v1, whole genome shotgun sequence DNA segment above includes these coding regions:
- the LOC125847851 gene encoding uncharacterized protein LOC125847851 yields the protein MADCARKFLLATVLALLCFSWTIAASDGPFIVAHKKAALTRLKSDIERISISIDIYNEGSATAYDVSLYDDNWSQDVFEIVAGNTSMSWERLDAGASLSHSFELEAKKKTVFYGAPAVITFRIPTKAALQEAFSTPILPLDILADRPPEKKFDWAKV